A genomic region of Paralichthys olivaceus isolate ysfri-2021 chromosome 18, ASM2471397v2, whole genome shotgun sequence contains the following coding sequences:
- the LOC109626329 gene encoding nipped-B-like protein B isoform X2 encodes MNGDMPHVPITTLAGIASLTDLLNQLPLPSPLPATTAKSLLYNGRISEEVSNLLVCRDENLVTQLAHSLNQVSTEHIELKDNLGNDEPEGDMPILLQTLLSRNPKVFGDKSVMQQPMMQQYKIAQNQMHGSPGSNYQQATVPQSPSGCFTSPQSGSATRFVPQQSSPIPSPYTPQSPADYMQYNPPSYSQHHQTQQVTGGVRNSHDNKVSGLSTSSSNHNARLVTDEEYMNMAHRLGNEDNDPSVRAAAYRVKSPQSVCSSAGSEEMAKRSRPDLLLTSANRKKKQRERSKEENEQMDKNTLYDIVGSPSKDSAKLTLKLSRVKIPDIDQSREFPPRAHMDSDHETDLMNNNQLSRDAQDFSHKFGAEEQVNCQPPPVRPNNKEIAVVSRGVYDDAEMDAIAEIERIESETANERERWSKEVQDKDKPLKKRKQDSYPQESGAEVGDGPALQGGNPGSKVTPKKTNPASNCASRPALMVSIDLQQAGRVIGQPVVVLEANAFCDDHVKHLNSKADGNVDKVVENKPGISKKHSDNPKERIQKKSGSDGQPEKQEASLIAKQKQEHQRESKHRHDGKTESGNGRPDERRTDTPRQKHDRHSDSRNKEEKNHNSHRSNVSQAETPKTISRTERNSKNGEDKARDKEKDKDRDRDGNRDREREKDREKDRAKHRERDKDRDKCKDRNSDRDRDREKDRERKHKPQSTENCNRHSESQRVKQDGSRKSTDFNGRQKTDTATLQTPQNKKEERGGDGSVRCQTGIKQQSLETKPSEFPSFLLGGKTGSLKNFVIPKLKRDGKDKESLPVNNLKEVWNEPLIRLERMSLVENLNKGAKPVVVVQKLSVDDVKKIIKESRNAHSSKSKKWSSFDKSGKEKSFCEKTNKRRHSVISKKLKYAELDSNDDEDNDDNEGNESDNKSARKRHKKDHDKTWRQEEKKGSGEQRQSGGLQNVRRGSGNRPRDLSPAESDEGSPPPSLSDVAKKLKKKEKHKNKKAYDPKMTLEDIMDSSTFKRFAASVDNILENLDEVDLTAEDDDEIPQELLIGKQQLTQLGNDSAKIKAMGIFNKFSTSKLVKILNVLEKNIQDSAKLSTLLSHDNDSMDEERLWRDLIMERVTKSADACLTALNIMTSPHMPKAVYIEDVIERVLQYTKFHLQSSLYPQYDPAYRVDPHGGGAHTSKSKRAKSSSHKQKVVVVLYNKVCDIVSSISELLEIQLLTDTTILQVSTLGITPFFVENVRELQLCAITLVTAVFSRYEKHRQLILEEVFTSLARLPTNKRSLRNFRLNSGDSDGEPMYIQMVTALVLQLIQCVVHLPSVRETEDEPTKKVDKEVFITNSFETAMRTAQNFLSVFLKKCGSKQGEEDYRPLFENFVHDLLSTNNKPEWPAAELLLSLLGRLLVHQFSNKQTEMALRVASLDYLGTVASRLRKDALTSNMDQKAIDRILREMPGTDEIQQLQKDLLDYLDENSDTDSSLVFARKFYIAQWFRDATSEAEKAMKSQNEDDNWKGHCHSKDVDSTEEIMQKAEARKKFLRKIMKTSQSHSSALRMNGIDYDDSCVIVRYLASMRPFAQSFDIYLSQILRVLGESAIAVRTKAMKCLSEVVAVDPSILGRLDMQRGVHCRLMDNSTSVREAAVELLGRFVLSRPQLIEQYYDMLIERILDTGISVRKRVIKILRDICLEQPDFHKITEMCVKMIRRVNDEEGIKKLVNETFQKLWFTPTPSHDKEAITRKILNITDVVLACKDSGYDWFEQLLQNLLKSEKDASYKPARKACVQLVDNLVEHILKYEESIADCEDKGLNSGRLVACITTLYLFSKIKAQLLVKHAMTMQPYLTTKCNTQNDFMLICNVAKILELVVPLMEQPSETFLNTIEEDLMKLIIKYGMTVVQHCVSCLGAIVNKVTHNYKFVWACFNRYYGALAKLKTQHQEDPSSPTLVANKPTLLRSLFTVGALCRHFDFDQEDFKGANKIIIKDKVLELLLYFTTHEEEEVQIKAIIGLGFQFIMHPELMFVQDVKILYNSILSDESTLVSRKIQVLKNLQTYLQEEDSRMQEADREWKKQAKQEDLKEMGDISSGMSSSIMQIYLKQVLESFFHTQSTVRHFALSVITLTLNQGLVHPVQCVPYLIAMGTDPEPTMKNKADQQLVEIDKKYSGFIHMKAVAGLKMSYQVQQAINGPKNTVIRGFRHDDSDSALCSHLYTLVRGNRQHRRAFLISLLNLFDDSSKTEANMLLFITDNLACFPYQTQEEPLFIMHHIDITLSVSGSNLLQSFKESLRKEPIQREKKIKMKKKKKKKKKKQHRRKKNSSDEDEDEEQSSSSSSSSSSSSSDEEEEVVQRHKKSVGSDSDMEDEDAVMDRLPENPTPLLDFANASQGILLLLVLKQHLKNLYGFSDSKIQKYSPTESAKVYDKAVHRKSKVHFNPRQTLEYLKSDLANDLSHDTKRNIVKQYLDFKVLMEHLDRDEEEEGEASANARNKAITSLLKGPKLQNHNHNNHTAPVETDDEESDDEDQPARKPRKGKDCVEDSGHMNETVEAMDVIAICRPKYKDRPQIARVIQKTKAGYSIHWMTGTYSGPWAVAKKRDGRKKVPWVDTIKESDIIYKKISLTSGHKLSNKVAQTLRALYAAKEGN; translated from the exons ATGAATGGTGATATGCCTCATGTCCCCATCACTACTCTCGCTGGAATTGCTAGCCTGACAGACT TGTTGAACCAGCTGCCCTtgccttctcctctccctgccaCTACTGCTAAGAGTCTGCTCTACAATGGAAGGATCTCTGAAGAGGTCAGCAACCTCCTGGTGTGTCGGGACGAAAATCTGGTGACTCAGCTGGCACATAGCCTTAACCAGGTCTCCACTGAACACAT AGAGTTGAAAGACAACTTGGGGAATGATGAACCTGAGGGGGACATGCCAATACTTCTACAAACATTGCTTTCCAGGAACCCCAAAGTCTTTGGGGACAAAA GTGTAATGCAGCAGCCGATGATGCAACAGTATAAGATTGCCCAGAATCAAATGCATGGGAGCCCAGGATCGAATTATCAGCAGGCCACTGTTCCTCAAAGCCCCTCTGG ATGTTTTACATCCCCACAGTCTGGGTCAGCTACCCGGTTCGTACCCCAGCAGAGCAGCCCCATACCCAGTCCCTATACTCCCCAGAGTCCTGCAGACTACATGCAGTACAATCCACCAAGTTATTCCCAGCACCATCAGACTCAGCAAG TAACTGGTGGTGTAAGAAATAGCCATGACAACAAGGTCTCTGGTCTCTCAACTAGTTCTTCTAATCACAATGCAAGACTAGTCACCGATGAAGAATACATGAACATGGCTCACAGACTGGGAAATGAG GACAATGACCCCTCTGTGAGGGCTGCTGCATATCGAGTTAAATCCCCACAGTCTGTGTGCTCCTCTGCTGGAAGTGAAGAGATGGCAAAAA GATCCAGGCCTGACCTGCTCCTCACCTCTGCCAACCGcaaaaagaagcagagagaaagaagtaaAGAGGAAAATGAGCAGATGGATAAAAATACCTTGTACGACATTGTTGGTTCCCCATCAAAAGATTCTGCGAAGCTGACGTTAAAGCTGTCCCGAGTGAAGATTCCAGATATTGATCAATCCAGAGAATTTCCTCCGCGGGCACATATGGACTCAGACCATGAAACTGATTTGATGAATAATAATCAGTTGTCAAGGGATGCTCAGGACTTTTCACACAAGTTTGGTGCTGAGGAGCAGGTGAACTGTCAACCGCCCCCTGTTCGACCAAATAACAAGGAGATTGCAGTGGTCAGTAGGGGCGTGTATGATGATGCGGAGATGGATGCAATTGCAGAAATCGAGAGAATAGAAAGCGAGACAGCCAATGAGAGAGAACGATGGTCTAAAGAAGTCCAGGATAAAG ACAAGCCACTGAAGAAACGGAAGCAAGACTCATATCCTCAGGAATCTGGAGCCGAAGTAGGTGATGGACCTGCTTTACAAGGGGGCAACCCTGGCAGCAAGGTGACACCCAAGAAGACAAATCCTGCAAGTAACTGTGCCAGTCGACCGGCTTTGATGGTCAGTATTGACCTGCAGCAAGCCGGCAGAGTGATAGGACAACCTGTCGTGGTTTTGGAAGCAAATGCGTTTTGTGATGACCATGTGAAGCACCTAAATTCaaaggctgatgggaatgtagATAAAGTTGTTGAAAACAAACCTGGGATCAGCAAAAAGCATTCTGACAATCCCAAAGAAAGAATTCAAAAAAAGTCAGGCTCAGATGGGCAACCAGAGAAGCAGGAAGCATCTCTGATTGCTAAACAGAAGCAGGAACACCAGCGGGAatccaaacacagacatgatggCAAGACGGAGAGTGGTAACGGACGCCCTGATGAAAGACGGACAGACACACCACGGCAAAAACATGACCGGCATTCAGACTCACGcaacaaagaggaaaagaacCACAACAGTCACAGATCCAATGTCAGCCAAGCTGAGACTCCAAAAACCATTAGTAGGACGGAGCGTAACTCCAAAAATGGAGAGGACAAAGCCAGGGATAAAGAAAAAGAtaaggacagagacagagatggaaatagagacagagaaagagaaaaagatagaGAGAAGGACAGGGCCAAACACAGAGAAAGGGATAAAGATAGAGATAAATGCAAAGATAGAAATAGCGATAGAGatagggacagagagaaagacagggaaaGGAAACACAAGCCACAGTCAACAGAAAACTGCAACAGACACTCCGAGAGCCAGAGAGTGAAGCAAGACGGGAGCAGAAAATCCACTGACTTTAATGGTCGTCAGAAGACAGACACTGCCACCCTTCAGACcccccaaaataaaaaagaagaaagaggtggGGATGGCAGTGTCAGATGCCAAACTGGAATCAAACAGCAGTCGTTGGAGACAAAACCGAGCGAGTTCCCCTCATTCCTGCTCGGTGGCAAGACGGGGAGTCTGAAGAACTTTGTGATTCCAAAATTGAAACGAGACGGGAAAGACAAAGAGTCACTACCTGTAAACAATTTGAAAGAGGTCTGGAACGAACCCCTGATCCGACTGGAGAGAATGTCTTTGGTAGAGAATTTAAACAAAGGAGCTAAGCCTGTTGTTGTCGTTCAGAAGCTCAGTGTTGATGATGTGAAAAAGATCATAAAGGAAAGCAGGAACGCACACAGCTCCAAATCCAAGAAGTGGTCCTCCTTCGATAAATCAGGGAAAG AGAAGTCATTTTGTGAGAAGACAAACAAGCGAAGGCACAGTGTCATCAGCAAGAAATTGAAGTACGCAGAGCTGGACTccaatgatgatgaagacaatgATGATAATGAAGGCAATGAATCTGATAATAAGT CTGCAAGAAAACGTCACAAGAAAGACCATGACAAGACCTGGAggcaggaagagaagaaaggcTCCGGAGAGCAGCGTCAAAGTGGAGGTCTTCAAAATGTTCGCCGGGGGTCCGGTAACCGTCCTCGTGATTTGAGCCCGGCTGAATCGGATGAAGGCTCTCCACCACCAAGCCTAAGTGATG tTGCCaaaaaattgaagaaaaaagagaaacataaaaacaagaagGCATACGATCCCAAGATGACGCTGGAGG ATATTATGGACTCGTCCACATTTAAGAGATTCGCAGCCAGTGTGGATAACATCCTTGAGAACCTTGATGAGGTGGATCTTACAGCTGAAG atgatgatgaaatacCTCAGGAGCTCTTGATTGGAAAGCAACAGTTGACCCAGCTAGGAAACGATTCTGCTAAGATTAAGGCGATGGGTATCTTCAACAAG TTCTCTACAAGTAAACTGGTGAAAATACTAAATGTCTTGGAGAAGAACATTCAGGACAGCGCCAAACTTTCCACATTATTGAGTCAT GATAATGATTCCATGGACGAAGAGCGGTTGTGGCGCGACCTCATCATGGAGCGGGTGACCAAGTCTGCCGATGCGTGTCTGACTGCACTCAACATCATGACATCTCCACACATGCCCAAGGCTGTGTACATCGAGGATGTGATCGAGAGGGTGTTGCAGTACACCAAGTTCCATCTGCAGAGCTCTCTGTACCCTCAGTATGACCCGGCCTACAGGGTGGATCCCCATGGAG GTGGTGCGCACACTTCAAAGTCCAAGCGAGCAAAGAGCTCCAGCCACAAAcagaaggtggtggtggtgctctACAACAAAGTGTGTGATATCGTCAGCAGCATCTCGGAGCTCCTGGAAATTCAGCTGCTAACTGACACCACAATTCTCCAG GTGTCCACTCTGGGTATTACTCCGTTTTTTGTGGAGAACGTCAGGGAGCTGCAGTTATGCGCCATCACACTGGTGACAGCA GTCTTCTCTCGTTACGAGAAGCACAGGCAGCTCATTCTTGAAGAGGTCTTCACCTCGCTTGCCAGACTGCCTACTAATAAACGCAGCCTCAGGAACTTCAG GCTGAACAGCGGTGATTCGGATGGAGAGCCCATGTACATCCAGATGGTCACAGCTCTGGTTCTTCAGCTCATCCAGTGTGTGGTTCACCTTCCCTctgtgagagaaacagaagatgAACCTACCAAGAAG GTGGATAAAGAAGTCTTTATCACAAACTCTTTTGAAACTGCCATGAGGACAGCTCAGAACTTCCTTTCAGTGTTCCTCAAGAA GTGTGGCAGTaagcagggagaggaggactACAGGCCTCTGTTTGAGAACTTTGTTCACGACCTCCTGTCCACAAACAACAAGCCCGAGTGGCCTGCAGCCGAACTGCTGCTCAGTTTACTGGGCCGACTGTTG GTGCATCAGTTCAGTAACAAGCAGACAGAAATGGCTCTCAGGGTGGCGTCTCTGGACTACCTCGGCACTGTGGCTTCCCGACTGCGTAAAGATGCTCTAACCAGCAACATGGACCAAAAGGCTATTGACCGCATCCTCAGAGAG ATGCCAGGCACTGATGAGATCCAGCAACTTCAGAAGGACTTATTAGATTACCTAGATGAGAACAGTGACACAGATTCATCTCTAGTG TTTGCCAGGAAATTTTATATTGCCCAGTGGTTCAGGGATGCAACAAGTGAGGCAGAGAAAGCAATGAAGTCTCAAAATGAGGACGACAACTGGAAAGGTCACTGTCATTCCAAGGATGTCGACTCGACTGAGGAGATAATGCAGAAAGCCGAGGCACGAAAGAAATTCTTACGCAAGATCATGAAGACTTCACAATCACATTCCAGTGCTCTGAG GATGAACGGAATAGACTACGATGATTCATGTGTAATTGTCAGATATCTGGCCTCTATGAGGCCATTTGCCCAgagttttgatatttatttatcacag ATTCTGAGAGTTTTGGGTGAGAGTGCTATTGCAGTCAGAACTAAAGCCATGAAGTGTCTGTCTGAAGTAGTGGCTGTAGATCCAAGTATTCTGGGACGG ttggATATGCAGCGTGGGGTTCATTGTCGCCTCATGGACAACTCCACCAGTGTGAGAGAGGCAGCTGTGGAGCTCCTGGGTCGTTTTGTGCTAAGTCGACCTCAGCTCATTGAGCAGTACTACGATATGCTCATTGAAAGGATATTG GACACAGGTATCAGTGTAAGGAAAAGGGTCATTAAGATCCTGAGGGATATTTGCCTGGAGCAACCAGACTTCCACAAGATCACGGAGATGTGTGTGAAGATGATCCGAAGAGTCAATGATGAGGAGGGGATCAAG AAATTGGTGAATGAGACTTTCCAGAAACTCTGGTTCACACCCACACCAAGCCACGACAAAGAGGCCATTACCAGAAAGATCTTGAACATCACAGATGTG GTGTTGGCATGTAAAGATTCAGGCTATGATTGGTTTGAGCAACTTCTCCAGAAC CTGCTGAAGTCAGAAAAGGACGCTTCGTACAAACCTGCCAGGAAGGCCTGTGTTCAGCTGGTGGACAATCTTGTGGAACACATACTGAAATATGAGGAGTCTATTGCAG actgTGAGGACAAAGGGCTCAACTCAGGTCGTCTCGTAGCATGCATCACCACTCTCTACCTGTTCAGCAAAATCAAAGCACAGTTACTGGTCAAACATGCCATGACTATGCAGCCCTACCTGACCACAAAGTGCAAT ACTCAGAACGATTTCATGCTGATCTGCAACGTGGCCAAGATCCTGGAGCTGGTCGTGCCACTGATGGAGCAACCGAGTGAGACTTTCCTCAATACCATAGAAGAAGATCTGATGAAGCTCATCATCAAATATGGCATGACG GTTGTACAACACTGTGTGAGCTGTCTTGGTGCGATTGTGAACAAGGTCACACACAACTACAAGTTTGTTTGGGCTTGTTTCAATCGTTACTACG GAGCTCTGGCAAAACTGAAGACCCAGCACCAGGAGGACCCCAGCAGCCCCACTCTGGTTGCTAACAAACCCACTCTCCTGCGGTCTCTGTTCACTGTGGGGGCTCTCTGCAGACACTTTGATTTTGACCAGGAGGATTTCAAGGGTGCCAACAAG ATTATCATCAAGGACAAAGTGTTGGAGCTTCTGCTCTACTTCACCAcacatgaagaggaggaagtccAGATCAAGGCCATCATAGGTCTAG GCTTCCAGTTCATCATGCACCCAGAGCTCATGTTTGTGCAGGATGTGAAGATTCTGTACAACAGTATCCTCTCAGATGAGAGCACTCTGGTCAGTCGGAAGATACAGGTGTTAAAAAACCTGCAGACttacctgcaggaggaggactCCCGCATGCAGGAGGCGGATCGTGAAT GGAAGAAACAAGCCAAGCAGGAGGATCTGAAGGAAATGGGGGATATCTCATCGGGCATGAGCAGCTCCATAATGCAGATTTACCTGAAGCAGGTGCTGGAGTCCTTCTTCCACACACAGTCCACCGTTCGACACTTTGCCCTGAGCGTCATTACACTGACTCTAAACCAGGGCCTCGTCCATCCTGTGCAG tgtgtgCCCTACTTGATTGCCATGGGAACAGACCCAGAGCCAACCATGAAGAACAAGGCCGATCAACAGCTGGTGGAGATTGACAAGAAATATTCAGGGTTCATCCAT ATGAAGGCCGTCGCAGGATTGAAGATGTCGTACCAAGTGCAACAGGCCATAAATGGACCAAAGAACACAGTGATCCGAGGTTTTCGTCACGATGACTCAGACTCCGCCCTCTGCTCACACCTCTACACCTTGGTCCGTGGGAACAGGCAACATAGAAGGGCTTTCCTCATTTCCCTGCTCAACCTGTTTGATGACAGCTCT AAAACAGAGGCGAACATGCTGCTTTTCATAACAGACAACTTGGCCTGCTTCCCCTACCAGACTCAGGAGGAGCCTCTTTTCATCATGCACCATATAGATAttactctctctgtctctggtaGCAACCTTCTTCAGTCTTTCAAGGAG TCGTTACGGAAAGAGCCTATACAGCGGGAAAAGAAGAttaagatgaaaaagaagaagaagaagaagaagaagaagcagcaccGGAGGAAGAAAAATAGctctgatgaagatgaggatgaagagcagagcagcagtagCTCTAGCAGCAGTAGCTCTAGCAgcagtgatgaggaggaagaggtcgTCCAAAGGCATAAGAAATCAGTGGGTTCTGACTCTGACATGGAGGATGAGGATGCAGTGATGGACCGTCTACCTGAAAACCCCACCCCTCTGCTGGACTTCGCCAACGCTTCACAGgggattctgctgctgctggtgctcaAACAACATCTGAAGAATCTGTATGGCTTCTCCGACAG CAAAATCCAGAAGTATTCTCCAACTGAGTCTGCGAAAGTGTACGACAAGGCAGTGCACAGGAAATCCAAAGTCCACTTCAACCCTCGCCAGACACTGGAATACCTGAAGAGTGATCTAGCCAACGATCTCAGTCATGACACCAAGAGGAACATTGTGAAACAGTATTTGGAT TTCAAGGTACTCATGGAGCACTTGGAtcgtgatgaagaggaggagggggaagccAGTGCCAACGCCAGAAACAAAGCCATTACTTCACTGTTGAAGGGCCCAAAACTCCAGAACCACAATCACAACAATCACACTGCCCCAGTGGAGACAGACGATGAGGAGAGTGACGATGAAGATCAGCCTGCA AGGAAACCAAGGAAAGGCAAGGATTGCGTGGAGGATTCAGGTCACATGAATGAGACGGTGGAGGCCATGGACGTCATCGCCATCTGCCGTCCCAAGTACAAAGACAGACCACAGATTGCCAGGGTCATCCAGAAGACCAAAGCTGGCTACAGTATACATTGGATGACTGGGACTTACTCTGGGCCCTGGGCAGTGGCAAAGAAACGGGACGGTCGCAAAAAGGTGCCTTGGGTCGACACTATCAAGGAGTCGGATATTATTTATAAGAAAATCTCTTTGACAAGCGGACACAAGCTCTCAAACAAAGTGGCACAGACGTTACGGGCGCTGTACGCTGCCAAGGAGGGCAACTGA